One Agrobacterium cucumeris genomic region harbors:
- a CDS encoding single-stranded DNA-binding protein produces MLAYVEITSDEIDFREGRNDNGYWSVRRQKAFMHQGEPYPTPFEVTLEEKQQPYNPGKYVLAGGSFRLGKYGLELGRNVKLLPVSDALAKLGDLNRSPARSAAAA; encoded by the coding sequence ACGAGATCGATTTTCGTGAGGGGCGCAATGACAATGGATATTGGTCGGTGCGCCGACAGAAGGCGTTTATGCATCAGGGCGAGCCTTACCCGACGCCCTTTGAAGTCACTCTTGAGGAAAAACAGCAGCCGTATAATCCGGGCAAGTACGTGCTGGCTGGCGGGTCTTTTCGTCTCGGAAAGTACGGCCTCGAACTCGGTCGTAACGTTAAGCTGCTCCCGGTCTCCGACGCGCTCGCCAAACTCGGTGATCTCAATCGCTCTCCTGCTCGGTCTGCTGCGGCGGCTTAG
- a CDS encoding major capsid protein, with translation MKKLLAASALVAFSAGAVFAQEATGPDFSTLTSSIDYSTVITAIMQVAAGIITVLLAISGAKFVLGMIRRA, from the coding sequence ATGAAGAAGCTGCTTGCCGCGTCCGCTTTGGTCGCCTTTTCCGCTGGTGCTGTTTTCGCTCAGGAAGCAACCGGGCCGGACTTCTCTACTCTGACGTCGAGCATCGATTATTCGACCGTCATCACGGCAATCATGCAGGTGGCGGCGGGCATCATCACGGTTCTGCTGGCTATTAGCGGGGCGAAGTTCGTCCTCGGCATGATCCGTCGCGCCTAA